Proteins from one Hoplias malabaricus isolate fHopMal1 chromosome 2, fHopMal1.hap1, whole genome shotgun sequence genomic window:
- the si:dkey-17o15.2 gene encoding UAP56-interacting factor translates to MGDGQVKAETSEPIEESQSNGADKIDMSLDEIIKLNKKEQKANRATIRARNKRAANKNNVLKKLSQMPQSRRGLRGALLNRGAGRSRVRGLGRRGSLRGSGRSPLNRTAANTTREELWDQSTVPQRGGFRGRGRGRGRGGLNREAFTARHQRGGRPFTLDRGFAATRGTGKLERYQKIRSQTPASSSGTVLTVSLPNAKSPASTQSRRGAGVMLRGRSSAGRLSPKGIQLRFNYKASTNQTGVSLHDRFTSLRVRGRGQRGGRGQGRGEIRGGGRGRGGLRGGMVTARGGRARARGGRAAAAGARGSGRAGRMVILQ, encoded by the exons ATGGGGGACGGTCAAGTGAAAGCAGAGACTTCGGAACCGATTGAGGAATCTCAGTCAAACGGAGCGGACAAAATCGACATGTCTCTAG ATGAGATCATCAAGTtgaataaaaaagaacagaaagcaAACAGAGCAACGATCAGAGCCAGAAACAAACGAGCTGCAAACAAGAACAATGTCCTGAAGAAGCTGAGTCAGATGCCACAGTCACGGAGAGGCCTCAGAGGAGCGCTGCTGAACCGGG GTGCGGGCAGATCCCGAGTTAGAGGTTTGGGCAGGAGAGGGTCACTGAGGGGGAGTGGCCGAAGTCCTCTCAACAGAACTGCTGCCAACACAACG agAGAAGAGCTGTGGGATCAAAGCACAGTGCCTCAGAGAGGAGGGTTCAGAGGCAGAggcagagggagaggaagaggaggattaaacag GGAGGCTTTTACAGCGAGACATCAGAGAGGAGGCCGGCCATTCACATTAGACAGAGGG TTTGCCGCGACAAGGGGAACGGGGAAGTTGGAAAGATATCAGAAAATAAGAAG TCAGACACCAGCATCCTCTTCTGGAACAGTGCTGACTGTGTCACTGCCCAATGCCAAATCACCCGCCTCCACTCA GTCTAGGCGTGGTGCTGGTGTGATGCTGAGAGGAAGGTCGTCTGCAGGGAGACTTTCACCCAAAGGCATCCAGCTCCGCTTCAATTACAAAGCCTCCACCAACCAG ACTGGAGTATCTCTGCATGACCGCTTCACAAGCCTGAGGGTCAGAGGACGAGGtcagagaggagggaggggacAAGGGAGAGGAGAAAttagaggaggaggaagaggaaggggAGGACTAAGAGGTGGGATGGTCACGGCACGAGGAGGAAGAGCCAGAGCTCGAGGAGGAAGGGCAGCAGCTGCAGGAGCTCGTGGATCTGGAAGAGCCGGACGAATGGTTATTCTTCAGTGA